GCTGACCTAGTCAATggctagttcaagcccgtacTGTGGCATTAAATAGCTGTACTAACCATGTATCTTTGTAAGAAATGCATTTGTATTATGTTGGGATTCCCTCTCATATATAACgaggacccttgtcattttgcaAAGGATCTGATATgcaatattgaatatacaagaacattctctctgctttctAACTTAACAAATTCTCTTGATTccactacttacatttattgcttatatttattgtgttctacttattgttcttcatttattgttcattattggccataaagagtcgccattgaatttatcataactgttaatcatTCATCGACTGCTCCCGGCCGGGCACTCAACTCGACCTCGATGTCCCGCGTACACAAGCTCGAGGCTCCGATTTCCAGCCATTCGGTTCAATTGTTATACTATCTGCAAGCTGTTATCTCATTGTTTCTAATCTTCCACTTAGCatttattgcctaacaactagcatacaaatagatcacatatttttagaaccacaaaatcaaatctaattgttataaccattttcacggtaaacacaatTTAATAATTTCAATGACTACATTATATGGTTTTATGGtctttacaaatttatttttagttttttgaccttatttttttcttttcacacatGAGAGATTTACTTCcacatataattttttttatcttttatattaaaaaatctaaaaaagaTACTTTTTTAATTTCAATATTATAATTGGCTATAACGGCCCAGTCCCTCCGTTATATGTGCAAAAGAAAAGGTATTTGCATTTGTATAAAGAATAAATTTAAATATGCGAAGCAGCAGGTTCCAGCTATCGTCGTTCTTATATGGTCGAACAAAACATGATAAGACTGTCCTACTATACTCCTTAAATACACGGATCATCTTATGTAACGTGTATACCATACATGTAAGATAAGTGTCATTTGacatttcaatatttttagagaagtattattttgtgtctcatacactagttgtatgagactcctttttgtctcacaaatttgtggaccctaattttacacttctgggtccacaaaaTTGTGAGACAAAAAAATTACCTAATCGTCGGttatatgagacacaaaataaaattttccataTTTTTAAGAGGCCAATTATTTTTGTATCCTATTTGGCTCCCTAACGTATACTTGAAGCAACTTTTGGTCAAACATTATTGCTTTAATTTATCTAAAAGGACTACTATAATACCCCTGCCGCTCCATGTTTTTGTCTACTTCTTACTAATTTAAACCAagaaattaatattttattagatccaaaataagtgattttttagtCTTTTTTTGTGgtctaaaataagtgattttttcaaattttaagaatgaattaattatttttttcctacattgcccttggagtaaatagtgttggagtaTATATTAGGAGTATTTATATGAAAAGATAGTAAATATTAATAtgatcaattttttttaattaatattaaaaagtaCATTTCTTTTACGAGACGTAATGTACAGTAAATATATTTTACGAGAAAATGACACTTCTCATTAAAGTCGGACGCCGGAACTAGGAAAGAGGTGGGAACATGTATTAGAAGCAAAACCGAAACCCCACCCCACTCGTAAATTTCATAAAACGCGTAAAATCAGGCCACGTGGCTTCAGATGGAAATTTCAGAGTTATTACAAATGTTTTTGCTACACGTGTGAGATTCCCAAAGTGGACAGGGCCTAGGGGCCCCAAATAGGGTTGTAGGCTGTCATGGATGACGAGGGTCCACTTGTATCTTGCCCCAGTTCGCTTCACCAAATTAATGTTGCAGCACTGTGCTACTCAATCCGgttcaaaataagtaattttttaattatttttatacggattaaaaaattaatttttaatattaattaataataaaattaatcaTATTAATCTTTACTATTTTTTCATATAAATacttataatatatattttaacACTATTTACTACAAGAGCAATgtaagaaaaaataattaattcattcttaaaatctgaaaaaattacttattttggaccacaaaaaagGCCGAAAAATCATTTATTTTGGATAGGAGGGAGTAACATAGTATAGGAGTACTAAATTGAGGAATCTGTAAAAAGAATTTACTCCTCATAAGGTACTCATCTGGCTTCATTTTACGTGAATTTGTGATTGAATGCGAATTCTAAGTCCTAAGAAAGAATTTTTTAAAATCATGCTTTAAAACAAGTTTTGacattaaaatataaaattaattttttttaatataacgaatattattcttttaaaACAGACTAAAAATATAAGGTGTATCAAATAAAATTAGATATATAAAGTACTacttgttaggaccgaaaaagTCATGTGTCATGCGGAAGTTAGAAAAACAAatcttgaacgacgataaatcacaCAACAAAGAGAaatctaccaaaagagacacacatatttaacgtggttcggtcaattgacctacgtacacggcggagatgagcaatccactatatataaaagagagtataaaatatcgagagaacaacttCACGaaaaggcaaacacaagtgacacgctaacacttgtcccgtaaaatTCTCCGCATATacacgactctcaaaccccatgtgactacattgtggatgctactggaTGAGAAGGGCGGATCCacaatttatagaactccaagccttttcctacaagaaaagggactagccaaatataaaaaaattatattttccttATAGGAAAAAAGAATCCAATTATGATAAATATGTTGTCATTTCCTTCATgaaataggaaaaccaaatatgataAGAAAATCTGGACAAATACTTAATATTACTCTCTATTCCAATTTTTATGAACTTATTTGCGTGACAATAGAGTTTAAAAAGGAAACAAAGACGTTTAAAATTTGTGGCCTCAAATAAGTCATAACATATGTGTGactataattttttgaaatttgtaGTGTCAAATATACTAAAGTATTTGTGGTGCTATAAAaaattttcaataataattaaaagttttaaaaatattCACATAAAATAGAACGGATGGAGTACTATCCATAAGATACAGATGTTGCCAAAAATCAAAATGGGTGGGCCCATTATAAATTGCTTCAAATTTGAAAGCTTTTGAGCCAAAGCGGACAAGTGTATAGTATTCTGAAATTAAAGTGATTTCACCTACTTCCAACGTCTTGTAAAACCTATGAATATAAAGTACTCCTATTGTTTGATGAGTGTGGCACATATTATTATTGGAGCAAGGCATGTTAAATCAGTCCAAATGTAGATGGATTTATTTGCTACTCCATTAAAACAATAAGTGAAGATTTAGCAATCGAAagttaattatttatataaaatttTCGGCATAAATAATTAATGTACATAAGCTGggatttttaaaaaatatgaatGGCTAAAGCTTTTTACTGTTGTTATAGGGTTTTCCACAAATAGGGGTGACTTTAGATGAGGAGGAAAAGCAAAAGCGTAATCCAACAAAAGACAGGACCTGGATCGATCGAAGATCCTGCTTCTTAAAAAGAGGAAAACTATACAATGTATCGATCATCAAGTGACTTTTCTAGTAAAAGCAAAAGCTACACGTGCAGTAACTTTTTTTGATTTGCTTCATGTTCCAACCTATAAGGTGGATCGATCATATTAACAAAAAAGATAAAATGTTTTATTCTCACGCCGACCTGAATACAGAAGATAACAAAATAGCCAAACTTTTCAATTGTTTTTACTTGATATTAGGTATTCACATTAAAGTCTCAATTTGTTCGGATTGCATATGACCTATTAAAGATGATTTTTGTATTCTCAAACTGTAACATTAAAGATGAATTAAAGTGATTTTATTCATTTCACCACATTAATTAATCACAATGGCAAACTTTGGATATTCAAATAATATTGAATTTAAATATTCACCCTTTCTGATACAGGTTCTTCAACTTAAAGGAATAGGAAATTGGAGGAAAAGATAGAgatgaaattttttaaaaacttttgtattgattttaAGGAGAAGGAAtaaatttattaataaaaataaagagtTTTAATTCTGCGAAGAGGATATATATATTGATCTTTAATTTGAAAGATCTTTTTTAGTCATATCAAAGAAAGACACGCCTATGAACAAGACAATTCCATTGATAGTCACGGCGTGAAATGACATTCATATAGTTAAGCAATTCATTCAAAGTATCCAATATTTATAAACAGAACAATATCATTATTGGCGCTAGCTAGTGTGAAATGACATTCATATAAAATAATTCGGTAAGAATATAAGTATCCAATAAcaagacaaatatttttcttctctctcataatatttatcattcctttttcatcCTCGCCTttcacttttttctttttccttttagaaAGTATCACTAATATATACCTACCAGATCCAACTGTTCAAATTTCATGAGCCATACATTTGTGGTCCGAGTTAAAAAAGTTCTTTTTTTCCTTCTGAACCCAAAATAggtattttaaaactttttaaacCTAATTCATTCCACGGTTGAAGCTGTGGGCGATATATATATCCCATAAGTGAAGTTCCAATTTTAGGAACCATATTTGTCTTCAATCGTAAAAAGTGCCCTCTTTTCGTTTCTAGTGAAACAAAAAATAAGAGATATATACTCTGGTCACTTCTAGTCACTGTTATCTTTGTTCTTTTCCATATAAACTTTAGTATTTgatgaattaaataaaaataatttggctccaaaataatataaaagtagatctaaaaaataagaaaagatatCGGGATCGCAAATCAAGCCGCAATCATCGATCTTGTTCACACAGTAACCGGTTTACCGGTCAAAACTAACGTCTGAATGCATCGACCAGTGTTTCTGCAACTCCAGTCTTTGGACCAGCATGCATTAAAAGCCAACCTGCAATTTGTTTAGTCCGAAAAATTTATTAACATTCGATATTTACATATTaatttattatagttaattaataaattaaaatatttatattaattaattataatTTAGTGATAACAATATATATCAAAATAAGTGTCGTGGATGTAAACATCTATTTATTGTCCGTACAATTCTATAACCGGCTGAACCCGGTCAATCTTTGTGTCCACCTTTCACATAATTCCCCAATCCATATAGCACCAGTGAGTCCTGTACATTTTCCCACTATATATGCCTTGGCCTAATAGATTTACTAGtctcttcttctccttccttATTTATCTACTTTCTTTAGTATATCTGCTTATTAATGGAAAGTTACAGAGATATAGCGATAAAGATGGAAGATCCCATGTCTTATTTTGATAATTTTCCAGTTATTAGCAATTCATTTACAGGCTTAGTGTCAGATTATAATTTTGCGGTTGAAGGTAAGAATAATAGTATTAATTCATCTTTGGGGTTCATGGAGTTATTGGGTGTTCAAGACTTTTCTTCAGCTTCAGTCTTTGATGCAACTAATCTTGATAAGTTATTACCAAAAGAAGAGAAGTACCATATAGAACCTGCAGTTTCTACAGCAGCTGATGAGAGCCAAAATAAACTTACTGTAGCAGCTGATCATGAATCATCTAACATCTTTAATACGCCATCAACGCCAAATTCTTCTTCGATTTCCTCTGAAACAAATGAGGGCCACGCTCAAGATGCAGAGGGGGAAGTAGCTGAGAAAGAACAGACCAAGACAAAACAACAGTATGTTCTTATAATTACTTACGCATCAAGAATCATTCTGTGTGTTTTATTGCGAGTGTAAATATACATAATTTGCTGTTGCTAATTAATTCCATTTTTGGGGCATGTGTTGAAAGTAGGTTGAAAGCCAAGAAAACAGTTAgtcagaagaagaagagagagccTAGAATTGCATTCATGACAAAGAGTGAGGTTGATTTTCTGGAAGATGGTTACAGATGGAGAAAATACGGCCAAAAAACTGTCAAAAACAGCTCTTTCCCCAGGTATATATATCTGTATATACTCCCGCTGCTAAAGAGCCATTATTTTACACTGTTTTGTAATTATATTCTTCCAGAATCGTCTTAGAGTTTGGAAGGTTTTCGAATAAGCTCAGACGGCTTCCAGTTTGGCACATATGCGTGGCCCTGGAAAATCACTTAAACAAATAAGCTGAAAAGTTAAAAAAGAGAAAGCCTTTTTAGAAAAAGAAGATCAGATTTTATCCTTAATTACTATAAGGGAAAAAGAAGCTGTTTccttttgtgatttatttgtagtACTAGTTAACTATCTTGGAATGGATATTTAGCTTAATACGTGCATTTCCAAAAAATAATTAGCAAGTGCATTTCCGTTTTTACTCGTACACTTTGTGCTACACATAACAAAGTCCAAATTTCCTCCTTGCGTTTGAAGCTTGATCATAATTATCTCTATCATATCTAAAAGTACAATTATACATAACAATCCTCGTACGCGGTGATTATCTCTTTGTAGTTGTGAGGTTACTGCTACCAAAAATTAAACGGAGAGGGATTGTTTGGTAAAAGAAGAGTAAGAATGAGAAAGCCAATGAAATATCGGCTTGCACAATAATGATTAGTGTACAAGTCTAAGAGACTTTCATGTATTCATTAACTTTTAGGAATCGAGGACTCAAACCTATAAAAATATACATGCACCGCTCCTTCAGGTTTCCTTATAAGAG
This genomic stretch from Nicotiana sylvestris chromosome 9, ASM39365v2, whole genome shotgun sequence harbors:
- the LOC104236800 gene encoding WRKY transcription factor 68-like isoform X1, whose amino-acid sequence is MESYRDIAIKMEDPMSYFDNFPVISNSFTGLVSDYNFAVEGKNNSINSSLGFMELLGVQDFSSASVFDATNLDKLLPKEEKYHIEPAVSTAADESQNKLTVAADHESSNIFNTPSTPNSSSISSETNEGHAQDAEGEVAEKEQTKTKQHRLKAKKTVSQKKKREPRIAFMTKSEVDFLEDGYRWRKYGQKTVKNSSFPRNYYRCTSASCNVKKRVERCFNDPSIVVTTYEGKHTHPSPMNMNMINMPRPTLFPTRVFPSPAPTATFPLQMPFPINQFAQPHFNDLTTSLASNLDHAALVAHGRRFCSTPSAAEIMRDQGFLQDLMSSRVVEEDYR
- the LOC104236800 gene encoding WRKY transcription factor 68-like isoform X2, with product MESYRDIAIKMEDPMSYFDNFPVISNSFTGLVSDYNFAVEGKNNSINSSLGFMELLGVQDFSSASVFDATNLDKLLPKEEKYHIEPAVSTAADESQNKLTVAADHESSNIFNTPSTPNSSSISSETNEGHAQDAEGEVAEKEQTKTKQQLKAKKTVSQKKKREPRIAFMTKSEVDFLEDGYRWRKYGQKTVKNSSFPRNYYRCTSASCNVKKRVERCFNDPSIVVTTYEGKHTHPSPMNMNMINMPRPTLFPTRVFPSPAPTATFPLQMPFPINQFAQPHFNDLTTSLASNLDHAALVAHGRRFCSTPSAAEIMRDQGFLQDLMSSRVVEEDYR